The window TGTACCTGCTCCTCGCCTGAACCAAAATCCTCGCGCACCACCACATCGCCAAGCGGCAAGAACCAACTTGATATATCAACCGCCGCTTCCAGGTATCCGCCCGGGTTGTTACGCAAATCAAGAATTAACTTTTGGCGCCCGGAAAGAATCATGTCGCGGACTGCAGCCCGGAACGCAGATGTTGAATTTTCAGAAAAACTAAAGAGCCGGATAATATAAATATCATCTCCTACGGTGTGCGCGGTTTTGTCGCCCGCTTCTTCGCCCTTGCTTACAATCTCGCGCGTATCAGTTTCAACAACAGGAATCTCAATGCGATCGCGCGTTACAGTTATCTTTACCGGCTCATCTTCGCCCTTCCGCAAAAGAGTAAGCACCACATCAGTCCCCTTCGGGCCCCGTATAAGCGTTACCGCTTCATCAAGCGAAACACCGGCGGCAGACATGTCATCTATTTGTATTATCTGATCCCCCGCCTTAATCCCTGCGCGATCCGCAGGCGTCCCTTCCAGGGGAGCGATGACCGTCAATAAGTCATTCCGCATACCTATCTCCATCCCCACCCCCTCAAAATCACCCCGTACGGAGCTCTGGAATAGCTCATTTTCGCGCGGAGGGAGAAAGACGGTATAGGGGTCGCCTACCGCGTCCACCATGCCCCGAATAGCGCCCCACACAAGATCCTGTGGATCTATGTCGTCTGAAGAAACATACTTACTTTTTAGCGTCGCCCATGTTTGCCAAAACAATGAAAAATCAACCGCATCAGTATTGCCACTGTTTTTGTTGTACACTTCGGTTACCGAATTGATTGCGGCATTCTGCTGCTTCCCCAAAACGAACCCAATACTAAAAACAGCGACTACGATAATCGCTCCTGCCGCCAGAGTGAATGTTTTACTCCGAAAAGACATATTTTATTCTAGTATCCCAAAAATATATCCTATGGTCAACTTGTGGAAAAAGGATAAAAATACCGCTACAATATGAACATGCCAGCCATACAAAAACTCACTTTGTATAATACGCTTTCTCATAAAAAAGACCTGTTTCAGCCTCTCCATGGCCGTGATGTGGGGTATTACACCTGCGGACCGACTGTTTACCAATATGCTCATATCGGCAATCTCCGCACCTATATTTTTGAGGATATTCTCAAGCGGACGCTCGTTCTTTCCGGATACCGAGTAAAGCATATTATGAACATTACGGATGTGGGGCATCTTACTTCCGACGAGGATACCGGGGAAGACAAGGTGGAAAAAGAAGCGACGCGTCAAAAGAAAACCGCGGAAGAACTTGCGCGTTTCTATGAAGACGCTTTTAAAAAAGACCTCAAGCTCCTGAATATTCTTTCGCCCGACGCATTCCCCCGCGCAACTGAACATATTGAAGAACAAATACGCCTTATCAAAACGTTAGAAAAAAAAGGATACGCATACAAAATATCAGATGGCGTATACTTTGATACGAAAAAATTCAAAGCATACGGGGCTCTTTGGAAAACGAAACCCGCCAATGCTCAAAAAAGCGAGCGCATCCAAACGGAAGAAAAAAAGAACGAACAAGATTTTGCGTTATGGAAATTTTCCAATCCTAGTGAAAAACGCCAGATGGAATGGGACTCGCCGTGGGGCAAAGGATTTCCTGGGTGGCACATAGAATGTTCTGCGATGAGTATGAAATATTTGGGTGAAGAATTCGATATCCACGCGGGCGGCATTGATCATATCCCGGTGCATCATACAAATGAGCTAGCGCAGTCGGAAGCCGCAACCGGAAAGCAATTTGTGCGGTTTTGGCTTCATGGAAACTTTTTACAGGTAGACGGCAAGCGTATGGGCAAGTCGGAAGGCAACCTGCTAACACTTGATGAGTTATACAAAAAAGGATTCCATGCGCTTGATTACCGCTACTTTGTAGTGGGAACGCACTACCGCTCTCCCCTCTTATTCTCGCTTGAAGCGCTTGCAGGGGCGCGCGCAGCACGGCACCGCATTGTCCAGCACATCCAAAAGCTTCTTCAAACGCATAAAAAGAAAGACAATCACGGATTCCGGAACGCATTCACAAAAGCCCTCGCGGACGACCTGAATACACCCCAAGCACTTGCAGCATTTTGGGACCATGCCGATACTGTCTCGCTCGCCGATATTCTTTGGGCAGACAAAATCTTAGGGCTCGGACTGCAGAGCATCAAGAAACCGAACCCGCCAAAAGACATAAAAAAACTCGCACGGCAACGTGACGACCACAGGAAGAAAAAGGAATGGAAGAAAGCCGACGAACTCCGGGACACCATACAAAACCATGGCTGGCTCATAGACGATACGCCACAGGGACCGGTATTCATCCAAAAGGAAATAAAATAGCGCAGACCCCGGGTCTGCGCTATTTTATAACCCGCCACTCTATATCTTTCTCGTCTCCGGCAAATTCCAGCCAATCCCCTCCTCCTCTTACCACAAACCAGCGTTGTTTGGTATCCGACCATACCATTGGGTGCCCATCATAGAATGGCTTTTTTACTATTTCCTTCGGCTTGAGACGATCAAGTTCAAGCCATTTTTTAAATATTGTTTCTATTGCGTAATCAAGCTTACGCGAATTTGCCCATGTCGCCACTTTATCTATCGCTTCTTTTGCTTTTTGAGTGGAGCCCGCAAGTTCAAGCAATTTTTTTGCGGGAGCGGTGTAGCGTGAGTATACTATCGCTTTTTTGCGTGCATTTTCTTTAAGCTCTTCAAGCGATATCCCTTTGCTTTTAAAAAAGTGCGCGATAATCTGGCGTATTGCTGTTTTGTCTTGAAGTTCTTTTTGATACCGTATCGCATCTTTTTTAATGTATTCTTCTATTTTTTCCGCCGTGCTTTTTCCGATACCTTTCATTTTTTGTATCCCTTTTATGCCCTCCCGCTCATAAACATCCGCAATATCTTCGGCCATCTCTTCAAGCGCGCGCGCCGCCTTTCGGTATGCGGCCGGCTTGAATTTCACTCCCTCTAATTCCAGAAGTTCAGCTATCTCGTGGAATATCTTTGCTATATGTATGTTTGTCTTTTTGTCTCCTGGCATATTACTCTCATTATAAGACACAAAAACCTGCTCAAAAAGAAAAGACCTGGTTACAGGTCTTTTAAAAAGAAGGGATGGGCTTGCAAGCCCTTGAAAGACTTCAATCCCTTGAGAATGAGAGCGCTCCCCCTCACGCGTGAGAAGAGATCGTACATTCTCTTTATAGGCGGGGGTTTGCCGCCTGCGTGAACATATCTGTCTTTCATGCGGTCCCTTGCCCACACCGTTTGCTATAGTCCGGACTATAGTGCACGCAAGACATGTTCCGCTTCGATCAATATACTGCCCCCCCTTATTTTCGAGCTCATGCGCTCAGGGTAAAGGACAGGGGTTGCCACGCATCCTTGCGAAAATGAGAGCCTCGACTCTTTTGTCGTCTCTGGCAAAAAGCCAGACGAGGGAAAGGATGCTAACTTATCTTTTCCCATTGTACATGTATATATTATCTTGTCAAGAGTCCAATTCTATCGTAAAATATGAGAACATATGCCAATGAAATACAAAAAAAAAATAGTACTAGACCCCGACCCGGTGCTCCGTAAAAAAGCAGAGGAAGTCAAAAAGGAAGACATACGATCGCCAGACACACAATCCCTTATCCGCACCATGGCAGAAGTATTATTAGAAAGCGAAAATGGCGTGGGACTCGCAGCCCCTCAAATTGGAGCACCTCTCCGCGTATTTATTGTGCTCAAAAAAGTCCTCACCTTAAGCGAAGAAAAGAAAGACCAGGAAGAAGCTCGAAAAAAAGACCCTCTTTCGGAGGTAGATATTTACATCAACCCAGAAATAAAGAACCGCTCCAAAACCACTATCATTATGGATGAAGGGTGTTTAAGCGTCCCGCGCATGTACGGAAAAATAAAACGCTTTGAAAAAGTAACGCTTCGTGCATATAACGAGCGCGGGGAATCTATGGAGCGCGGCGCCTCCGGCCTTCTTGCAGAAATCTTTCAGCATGAAGTGGACCACTTAAATGGCATCCTTTTTATAGATTCCGCAAAAGATGTGAAAGAATTTGCACCGCCAAAAGAAGAATGATCATATGATAAAAATAATATTTTTTGGGACATCATCCTTCGGGATACCTGCGCTTGAGATATTAGAAAAAGCGGGCATGGCGCCGCTTCTTATTGTCTCCACTCCCGATAAACCAAAAGGGCGCAAACTCCAACTCTCCCCTTCTCCCGTGAGAGTTTGGGCTGAAGAACATTCCATCCCTGTCATAACTCCAAGCACTCTAAAAGACAGGGACGCTGTGCACGCCATTCAAGAAAAACATGCTGATGTGTTTGTTGTCGCTTCTTACGGAAAGATAATCCCGAAAGAAATTTTAAATATACCGCCGAAGGGCACGATAAACATCCATCCCTCACTCTTGCCGCTTTTGCGCGGACCGAGCCCCATACAAACCGCAATACTGAAAAACGCAGAAACCGGCGCGACCCTTATGCTTACCGACGAGGAAGTAGACCATGGGCCAATACTTGCCCAACAAGCGTTAGAAGCAAAAAATCTCTCATACCCGAAACTAGAGCAAGCGCTCGCGGAACTTGGCGCGCGCATGCTTGCAGACCTGCTCCCTGCCTGGGTAGCGGGAGAAATTACACCCAAAGAGCAGGACCACGAAAAAGCAACATATACCAAAAAGATTAAAAAAGAAGACGGGCATATTGATTGGAAAAAGTCTGGCGCTGCCATTGAGCGGGAGGTGCGGGCACTCAACCCATGGCCTGGGACATATACATTCACGGATGGAAAAACGCGCCTTATTATCACAAAAGCGCACATAGAAAACACAAGCGAGAAGCACCCGCCCGGGACTGTCATAAAAACAAAAAATGGCGATTTTGCAATCGCCGCGTCCGACACTATGCTTGTTATAGATTCTATAAAACCCGAAGGAAAGCAAAATATGACGGGCAAAGACTTCCTGCGGGGCAATTCGTTTCTATCTGGAGAAAAACTTACATAAAATTTTTATATAGTTGCAAATGATCCTCCAGATGCCTGCTCATTAAAAAGTTCTGCTTTACGCGTGTTTTTGCAGACTTCCCAAGGCGCACATTTAATTTTTTGTTTCGTATCAATTCAACAATGCGCCCCGCGGCCTCCATCGGCGTATCAACTAAATATCCGTCCTTGCCGTTCCGTATTTGTTTTTTGATGCCACCAACATTCCCCGCAACGACCGCCTTTCCCTTCCACATGGCTTCGGTCACTGTGAGCCCGAACCCTTCTTTGAGAGATTTTTGCACCACAACATCCGCAGAAGTCTGTACGGCATTCACCAGCATTTCATTGGTAAATGTGCCGAGCGTTTTTGGATCAAAAAATACAACAATATCGGGATCGCCTGATGCATGTTTTTTTACATGCTCAAAGACCTCATACGCTTCGGGGTCGTCTTGCGCTTCGGCAAAACCAACGAGTACCAGCTGAAGATTTGGTATCTCGTTTTTTGCATGGTAGTACGCCTGTATCACGCCCAGGGGATCTTTCCATGGGTCAAACCGTGATATCTGGGTTATAAGGGGCCTGTCAGAATGAACGCCAAATCCTTGCAGTATTTTGCAGCATAGCGTCTCATCTATATGGATATTTTTGGGCGTGAATGGGTCTATCGCGGGGAGAATGTACGCCTTTTTTGTACGCACACCGGGAATCGCAAATTCCTTCATACTAAATACGATACAGTCATATGCCCGTATATACGGTTTTAAAAAGGAGAGTATCTCTTGATTTGGATTTGAAAGATCAATATGCATCCGTGATATCATTACTCCCTCCCTAAAGTCGCGGATAAGCGCAAGCGGCTGAGGGTCGTGGATAATATAGATATCGGCCTTCTCCATGCCGCGTAGGTCAGATGCTATTTTTTTATTCACATTAAAATACATGCTCTTTTCGTTTTCAGATAATGAAAGCGGGGAGCTTTGAAGGGCATTGTGTATCTTTTTAGTTACGACAAAAAACTCCGGGGGAGCATTCACCGTCCACCATTCGCTTTTCATGCCAATGTCCCGCTCTAATGGGACAAGACTTTTTAGAAGTTCGGCAACACCCCCGCCTTCGGGCGCCGTATTAATATGAACGACCCGCTTGCCCGCAAGGTGCTCCGCAGAGCGCCGTATCTCCTCGCGTTTTTTGAGAGAGAGAAACTGAAAGTAGTCTGAAAGTGACTTCTTCTCTACTTCACGAAAACGAAGAATAGAAGGAGACAATGCCATACTACACATGTTCTACGAATTGTATAACTTCTTTCCCAAATATATAAGAGCGCCCCACAGTCCTCCCTCATCTCCCAATTGCGCTTTTTCTAATTTTGGGAGAACGGGAAAAATTTGCATAATATGATTTAAATGATATTCTACCCGCTCAAGCGGAATACCTGGAGCTCCGGTAATCATAGAGCCGCCGAGTACGATAACTTCGGGCGACCAATGAACTATAGTGTTATTAAGCCCATATGCAAGAAAATGCGCAGCTTCATCCCATATGTTTAAGTCAGTAACCTCAAACGGCTTTTTGCGGAAGCGCTGTTCAAATGCTTTCCCTGAAATATACGACTCAAGATCGTGTCTGCCATCCTTGCTGCAAGAAGGGCAGAGAGCGCCCGATGCATCAATAATCTGATGCCCTGGCTCAAACCCGAATGCGCTCGCATCTATCCGTCCGTCGACAAAACGAGAGCCGCCAACGCCGGTACTTACCGTGAGATACACCACAATATCATGTCCGCGCCCGGCACCAAAGTACACTTCCCCAAGGCCGTTCATATTCGTGTCATTTTCAAGATGCACCGGTCCTTTTGCCGCTATTTCAAGTTCGCGCTTTAAGGGACGCGCCACCCAGGACGGCAAATTTGGAGCGGCTACCAAGCGCGTCCTGTCTTTGTTCAAAGGACCTGCGACACCTCCCGCAATCGCATCAAATGCCTTTCCTCCGCCCAGCTCGCCTGCGACCGTACCGAAAAGCGCTACCCCTTCTTCAAAGTTTTGAGGAGTAGGAACTACTTTTACATCAGAAAAACGCTTTCCGTCAGAAGAAGCAGCAAAACGCATTTTTGACCCGCCGATATCAAACAAAAGATACATATACCTTTATTATCTTGCTATATCAAAAAGAAATCAAACAAAAATCCCGCATGTCTGCGGGATATATTTGATTACACGCCGATAAGGCTATTCCAGTCTTGAGAGAACCGTTCTATGCCCTTATCTGTTAATTCGTGGTGTATTTTATATGTCGCCCAGGGCTTGTCTAAGGGGATGGTATCGTACGGAATATCCAGCAAATCGTCCCGCTTGTATGAGTACTCCGGCCCCGGTATAGGCATGCCCTTCCCCGCCCATTCTTCAAGCACGCCGAAAGGAGCTGAAACGATATCAGACCCAAGCGCCATTGCCTGCATTAAGTGGTCAAGCGAACGTACGCTCGCGGTGAGCACTTCCACATGCCCATCGCCTTTTTTATACATCTGAATAATGTTTCTTATTAAATCCATTCCGTTTTCGCCGCGGTCATCAAGTCTGCCCACAAACGGAGAAACATATACATCGCCCCGCTTCGCTACCCGTGTCGCCGCATACACCGCCGCTGCCTGCTCCTGCGCAAATACCAATGTCATATTGACGCGCATCCCCTCTCCGACCGACATGTCTGCGGCAAGCAGCCCCTCTTTTGTTGTCGGGTACTTAATATGTGCGTTCGGAATCCATAACGCCATCCCCCGTCCATGTAAGAACATTTCTTCGGCGCTTGTGCGCTCATCTGCGTATACCTCAACAGATACGGATCCATGCGGGATGAGAGATGATATCTCCCCCACTACCGTTTTATAAAATTTGAAAATCTCATCATTTGAGAATTTTTCACCCCGTTGCAGCCGTTCTTGTACGGCGGGGTTGCGCGCAACAAGTGTGGGATTCGTTGTCTGCCCGTCTAAAAATCCGAGCATCTCCTGCGCCTTCCTTGTCTCGGTCGGATCCCCGCTATCTAAAAATATTCTTGTTTTACGTACGTTATGCTTCATGCTGCCTCCTATGTATGTTATGTGATAAGAACAATACCTACTCATTATCTATTATTTTTTGCGTTTGTTCACGGATTTCATCCACAGTCATGTGCCCGCGTTTATGAAAGACAACGGTGCCGGCTCTGTCCACAAAGATAGTTTCGGGCATAGTAAACCCCCCGATTGCTTTATAAAATGAATCAGGCGTGTCAATAAGAAAAATGAGGCCATCCGTTACGCCTAATTCATCGGTATAGTGCTTTGCGGTTTCTATTGATTCTTGCCGGTTGATTGCAATAAAACGGACCTGTCCGAATTCTTTTTGCACTTCCACAAAGGCCGGCAATTCTTCTTTGCAAAAAGAACACCACGATGCCCACGAATTAATGACCATAGGCTGATTTTGGAATACGGAAAGATCTGCTTTGTAGCTCCCATAATCAATAAGCAATAGGTCGCCGGCTATCTCAGACAGATGCATTTCGGGGGACTGCTGCTCTGCAGATCGGTCGCTGAACAAATATACCGCAACCGCTATATCAAAAATGATAACCGCAACAAGTACTGCCCATCTCATAATTATCCGGAGCGTTGAGGGCGTTTTTCTCCTTTCG is drawn from Candidatus Niyogibacteria bacterium CG10_big_fil_rev_8_21_14_0_10_46_36 and contains these coding sequences:
- a CDS encoding cysteine--tRNA ligase; its protein translation is MPAIQKLTLYNTLSHKKDLFQPLHGRDVGYYTCGPTVYQYAHIGNLRTYIFEDILKRTLVLSGYRVKHIMNITDVGHLTSDEDTGEDKVEKEATRQKKTAEELARFYEDAFKKDLKLLNILSPDAFPRATEHIEEQIRLIKTLEKKGYAYKISDGVYFDTKKFKAYGALWKTKPANAQKSERIQTEEKKNEQDFALWKFSNPSEKRQMEWDSPWGKGFPGWHIECSAMSMKYLGEEFDIHAGGIDHIPVHHTNELAQSEAATGKQFVRFWLHGNFLQVDGKRMGKSEGNLLTLDELYKKGFHALDYRYFVVGTHYRSPLLFSLEALAGARAARHRIVQHIQKLLQTHKKKDNHGFRNAFTKALADDLNTPQALAAFWDHADTVSLADILWADKILGLGLQSIKKPNPPKDIKKLARQRDDHRKKKEWKKADELRDTIQNHGWLIDDTPQGPVFIQKEIK
- the def gene encoding peptide deformylase encodes the protein MPMKYKKKIVLDPDPVLRKKAEEVKKEDIRSPDTQSLIRTMAEVLLESENGVGLAAPQIGAPLRVFIVLKKVLTLSEEKKDQEEARKKDPLSEVDIYINPEIKNRSKTTIIMDEGCLSVPRMYGKIKRFEKVTLRAYNERGESMERGASGLLAEIFQHEVDHLNGILFIDSAKDVKEFAPPKEE
- a CDS encoding methionyl-tRNA formyltransferase, which gives rise to MIKIIFFGTSSFGIPALEILEKAGMAPLLIVSTPDKPKGRKLQLSPSPVRVWAEEHSIPVITPSTLKDRDAVHAIQEKHADVFVVASYGKIIPKEILNIPPKGTINIHPSLLPLLRGPSPIQTAILKNAETGATLMLTDEEVDHGPILAQQALEAKNLSYPKLEQALAELGARMLADLLPAWVAGEITPKEQDHEKATYTKKIKKEDGHIDWKKSGAAIEREVRALNPWPGTYTFTDGKTRLIITKAHIENTSEKHPPGTVIKTKNGDFAIAASDTMLVIDSIKPEGKQNMTGKDFLRGNSFLSGEKLT
- a CDS encoding glycosyl transferase family 1; this translates as MCSMALSPSILRFREVEKKSLSDYFQFLSLKKREEIRRSAEHLAGKRVVHINTAPEGGGVAELLKSLVPLERDIGMKSEWWTVNAPPEFFVVTKKIHNALQSSPLSLSENEKSMYFNVNKKIASDLRGMEKADIYIIHDPQPLALIRDFREGVMISRMHIDLSNPNQEILSFLKPYIRAYDCIVFSMKEFAIPGVRTKKAYILPAIDPFTPKNIHIDETLCCKILQGFGVHSDRPLITQISRFDPWKDPLGVIQAYYHAKNEIPNLQLVLVGFAEAQDDPEAYEVFEHVKKHASGDPDIVVFFDPKTLGTFTNEMLVNAVQTSADVVVQKSLKEGFGLTVTEAMWKGKAVVAGNVGGIKKQIRNGKDGYLVDTPMEAAGRIVELIRNKKLNVRLGKSAKTRVKQNFLMSRHLEDHLQLYKNFM
- a CDS encoding transaldolase — protein: MKHNVRKTRIFLDSGDPTETRKAQEMLGFLDGQTTNPTLVARNPAVQERLQRGEKFSNDEIFKFYKTVVGEISSLIPHGSVSVEVYADERTSAEEMFLHGRGMALWIPNAHIKYPTTKEGLLAADMSVGEGMRVNMTLVFAQEQAAAVYAATRVAKRGDVYVSPFVGRLDDRGENGMDLIRNIIQMYKKGDGHVEVLTASVRSLDHLMQAMALGSDIVSAPFGVLEEWAGKGMPIPGPEYSYKRDDLLDIPYDTIPLDKPWATYKIHHELTDKGIERFSQDWNSLIGV